In Methanomassiliicoccales archaeon, one DNA window encodes the following:
- a CDS encoding flavodoxin family protein: MLIVGLQGSPRKNGNCDLLVNAALEAAREAGAKVLKLQISDLVIHLCQACNECLESGECVQKDDMVRVYRALEEADGLIVCSPIWFSGLSSQTKVLFDRCQCLWVRGEVLHRPLAGGRSRLGAFISVGGDEKAVFRNALSESRAFFNALGYRPMEELLFAGMERKGSVREHPTALGQARELGRKMVGEIRASRPAGESPV; encoded by the coding sequence ATGCTGATCGTTGGCCTGCAGGGAAGCCCACGCAAGAACGGCAATTGCGATCTGCTTGTGAACGCCGCGTTGGAAGCTGCCAGGGAGGCGGGCGCGAAGGTCCTGAAACTGCAGATATCGGACCTGGTCATCCATCTTTGCCAGGCATGCAACGAATGCCTGGAGAGCGGGGAATGCGTGCAGAAGGATGACATGGTTCGGGTGTACCGTGCCTTGGAGGAGGCGGACGGCCTCATCGTCTGCTCGCCCATATGGTTCTCTGGCCTGAGTTCTCAGACCAAGGTGCTCTTCGACCGCTGTCAGTGTCTCTGGGTCAGGGGCGAGGTCCTTCACCGGCCATTGGCGGGAGGGAGGTCGAGATTGGGTGCGTTCATCTCCGTGGGCGGGGATGAGAAGGCGGTCTTTCGCAATGCTCTCTCCGAATCGCGGGCGTTCTTCAATGCTTTGGGCTACCGTCCTATGGAGGAATTGCTGTTCGCGGGAATGGAACGGAAAGGAAGCGTACGCGAGCACCCGACCGCTCTCGGCCAGGCCCGAGAGCTGGGCCGCAAGATGGTCGGCGAGATCAGAGCCTCAAGGCCGGCAGGGGAAAGCCCGGTCTAG
- a CDS encoding cation acetate symporter, which yields MADYVFRPVAFALFVIIVLFTLAISVYASRRVRTAGHFYVAGGGIKWFVNGIAFAGDYLSAASFLGVAGLIAFFGYDGFMYAIGFLAGWIVALFLIAEPLRKIGKYTFGDALASKFKDKRVRLMAAISALVVSVFYLIPQMVGAGSIVQPLIGLPYEVGVVLVGLIVVLIVATAGMVSTTYVQFIKGFLLLFAALALTIGVLAYTGFGPLDFIGHFITNGAEVPTKAGGTITYTGAQFMAPGLKYKDPLDFASLAIGLILGTAALPHIMIRYYTVPKPSDARKSTVVAIIAIGAFYILTLYLGLGANLLGTLDAGNQNLAAPLLADKIGGEVFFAVISSIAFATILGTVSGLIMAASGAIAHDIYTEILGKKGDDRKTLRVSKLTAVAVGLVAIVLGIIMKEQNVAYLVGLAFAIAASANIPALICLLFWKRTTGPGIMVGIATGLTLSILLILISPTFMTQGAWFPLNNPGLVSIPVGFAVTMGVSLMTQNSEKKARATEA from the coding sequence ATGGCCGACTATGTCTTCCGCCCTGTTGCCTTCGCACTCTTCGTCATCATAGTACTGTTCACTCTAGCCATCTCGGTATATGCATCGAGAAGGGTGCGCACGGCCGGGCACTTCTATGTGGCCGGGGGCGGGATCAAATGGTTCGTGAACGGCATCGCCTTCGCGGGCGACTACCTGAGCGCCGCTTCCTTTCTAGGCGTGGCCGGCTTGATCGCATTCTTCGGCTACGACGGCTTCATGTACGCCATAGGCTTCCTGGCCGGCTGGATCGTGGCCCTGTTCCTGATAGCGGAGCCGCTGCGCAAGATCGGGAAATACACCTTCGGTGACGCCCTGGCCAGCAAGTTCAAGGACAAGAGGGTGCGCCTCATGGCCGCCATATCCGCGCTGGTGGTGAGCGTCTTCTATCTCATACCACAGATGGTGGGTGCCGGTTCGATCGTGCAGCCCCTCATAGGGCTGCCCTACGAAGTGGGCGTGGTGCTGGTCGGACTGATCGTGGTGCTGATCGTGGCCACGGCGGGCATGGTCTCCACCACCTACGTGCAGTTCATCAAGGGATTCCTGCTCCTGTTCGCCGCCCTCGCCCTGACCATCGGCGTCCTGGCCTACACCGGTTTCGGTCCGTTGGACTTCATCGGGCACTTCATCACCAACGGCGCTGAGGTGCCAACCAAGGCCGGAGGCACCATCACTTACACCGGCGCGCAGTTCATGGCGCCTGGCCTGAAGTACAAGGACCCGCTGGACTTCGCCTCTCTAGCAATAGGTCTCATCCTGGGCACGGCAGCGTTGCCACACATCATGATCCGATACTACACCGTGCCCAAACCCTCGGACGCGCGCAAGTCGACGGTGGTCGCGATCATCGCCATCGGGGCGTTCTATATCCTTACGCTGTACCTGGGACTGGGCGCGAACCTACTAGGCACCCTGGACGCGGGCAACCAGAACCTGGCCGCGCCACTGCTCGCGGACAAGATCGGAGGTGAGGTGTTCTTCGCCGTGATCTCATCCATAGCGTTCGCCACCATCCTGGGGACGGTGTCCGGACTGATCATGGCCGCCTCAGGAGCGATAGCCCACGACATCTACACCGAGATCCTGGGGAAGAAAGGGGACGATCGAAAAACGCTGCGAGTATCCAAACTGACCGCCGTCGCGGTGGGTCTGGTGGCCATCGTCCTCGGGATCATCATGAAGGAGCAGAACGTGGCCTACCTGGTAGGACTGGCCTTCGCCATCGCCGCCTCGGCCAACATCCCGGCGCTCATCTGCCTGCTGTTCTGGAAACGGACAACGGGGCCGGGCATCATGGTGGGCATAGCCACCGGACTGACCCTCTCCATCTTGCTGATCCTGATCAGTCCGACCTTCATGACCCAGGGTGCCTGGTTCCCTCTGAACAACCCGGGCCTGGTGAGCATACCGGTGGGATTCGCGGTCACCATGGGCGTGTCCCTGATGACCCAGAACTCAGAGAAGAAGGCCAGAGCAACCGAGGCATGA
- a CDS encoding response regulator, with protein sequence MAEKRLVRVLMVDDNKEHVNLCSEYLPKDEFALDPAYDATQALVKLKANQYDILILDYALPDMNGIDLMKKIKPLGLKVPMIFVSAYDDPDLSFEALRAGACDYVVKTFQYYESLKDRILENLDTCRT encoded by the coding sequence TTGGCTGAGAAGCGCTTAGTGAGAGTGCTAATGGTCGACGACAACAAGGAACATGTCAATCTATGTTCTGAGTATTTGCCTAAGGACGAGTTCGCCCTCGACCCGGCATATGACGCCACCCAGGCTCTGGTCAAACTCAAGGCGAACCAGTATGACATTCTCATCCTGGACTACGCCCTTCCGGACATGAATGGCATAGACCTGATGAAGAAGATCAAGCCCCTGGGGTTGAAGGTGCCGATGATCTTCGTCTCCGCATACGACGACCCGGACCTGAGCTTCGAGGCCTTGCGAGCGGGCGCCTGCGACTACGTGGTGAAGACGTTCCAGTACTACGAGAGCCTCAAGGACAGGATCCTCGAGAACCTGGACACGTGCCGGACTTGA
- a CDS encoding HisA/HisF-related TIM barrel protein, whose translation MRRHGVVYACPHCGGRDLIPKLMFGGPLAGVDDNDGSCRCQSCGKMAVPLTFASVDDWISFRQSLLKKADEERSVPKFRHIPILPVDTKPLLSLGGVDVPIIKLAEVVSVRWDNGSLKRTEYHVSFERYWRAVAGQRYNASELLLLDLAGVNEAKPNFRVIRELVKKKHDVWLDLGIRTDQDLFDAFSMEVARALADTSTCTSMRLFQELYELSDKCVPCLQWDGRVIWGRPRAGPADLIDAIKKLRGLGFDELAVVDMRRLGTRSGVSTELLALLEGIDVAMVVGGGVVERDLELIEKKGFSGAFIDPFTPLIEDLFEDEGSPVETRFISPTPTDVKRPKYLATD comes from the coding sequence ATGAGGAGACACGGCGTTGTGTATGCTTGCCCGCATTGCGGCGGGCGAGATCTGATCCCCAAGCTGATGTTCGGCGGCCCTTTGGCCGGGGTGGACGATAATGACGGCAGCTGTCGCTGCCAGTCCTGTGGAAAGATGGCCGTGCCCCTGACGTTTGCCTCCGTGGATGACTGGATCTCCTTCCGTCAGAGCCTTCTGAAGAAGGCCGACGAGGAACGCTCCGTTCCCAAGTTCAGGCACATTCCGATACTCCCCGTCGACACCAAACCTCTCCTAAGCTTGGGAGGGGTGGACGTCCCCATCATCAAGTTGGCCGAGGTGGTGAGCGTGCGTTGGGACAACGGCTCCCTGAAACGGACCGAATACCACGTCAGCTTCGAACGCTATTGGCGGGCGGTGGCTGGGCAACGGTACAACGCCAGCGAATTGCTGCTCCTGGACCTGGCCGGAGTGAACGAAGCGAAACCCAATTTCCGAGTGATTCGCGAGCTAGTGAAGAAGAAGCATGACGTCTGGCTCGACCTGGGCATCCGCACCGACCAGGACCTTTTTGATGCTTTCTCAATGGAGGTGGCCCGAGCCCTGGCCGATACATCCACATGCACCTCGATGCGTCTGTTCCAGGAACTCTACGAGCTATCGGACAAGTGCGTGCCCTGCCTGCAATGGGATGGAAGGGTGATCTGGGGAAGACCGAGGGCGGGACCGGCGGACCTGATAGATGCGATCAAGAAGCTCCGGGGTCTTGGTTTCGACGAACTGGCTGTGGTAGACATGAGACGTCTTGGAACTCGTTCAGGAGTATCCACCGAGCTGTTGGCGTTGCTAGAGGGAATTGATGTCGCTATGGTCGTGGGCGGAGGTGTGGTGGAGAGAGACCTAGAACTCATCGAGAAGAAAGGTTTCTCTGGCGCATTCATAGATCCGTTCACGCCGCTGATCGAGGACCTGTTCGAGGATGAGGGGTCTCCTGTGGAAACGAGGTTCATATCCCCCACCCCGACGGACGTGAAGAGGCCGAAATACCTAGCTACGGATTGA
- a CDS encoding winged helix-turn-helix domain-containing protein, which yields MLKGDAVEYDEEVSIFNAIQAATNSQDKDLIHFVIDPNVLAILSITARRGMTVNDISRSLKLPLATCYKLVEQMIELGLVARVGTTRTSSRGRAANYTSSLKCLSFTMCDSHVEANITWKNGLKETFRRDFYPDNGNSEDGERAFRSSFERATVK from the coding sequence ATGCTCAAGGGTGACGCGGTCGAGTACGATGAGGAGGTCTCGATCTTCAATGCTATTCAAGCGGCGACCAACAGCCAGGACAAGGACCTCATCCATTTCGTCATCGACCCCAATGTCCTAGCTATACTATCAATAACCGCCAGGCGAGGGATGACCGTGAACGACATCTCCCGCAGCCTCAAGCTGCCCCTGGCCACCTGCTACAAGCTGGTGGAGCAGATGATCGAGCTCGGTCTAGTAGCACGGGTAGGCACGACCCGTACCTCTTCTCGGGGCAGGGCGGCAAACTACACCTCCAGCCTCAAATGCTTGAGCTTCACCATGTGCGATTCCCATGTGGAAGCGAATATCACTTGGAAGAACGGACTGAAGGAAACGTTCCGACGCGATTTCTATCCGGACAACGGCAATTCCGAGGACGGGGAAAGGGCGTTCCGCAGTTCGTTCGAGCGCGCAACCGTGAAGTAG
- a CDS encoding hydrogenase iron-sulfur subunit — protein MEENDRDPRTGVFICSCGGSTSLTVNMRDLSRYARELEGVVHVETMDYACHVEPRKHISAAIKDNKLDRIVVAACSPLLYLREFQEAAMQAGKTGCLVEMVNIREQCAWIHSLDPREATRKAQELVAMGTAKIALVRPGEVGSIASVKHGACSGCGVCEATCRVSAIKMVPDLSRPGKRVASIQPKMCEGCGACVAACPSAAMDQACFSNSEISAEIDAATPPRSQEMENFPNVVVFACHWCSYAAGDLAGIKRLQIPAHFRSIRTMCSARVDPEWVMRALSRGADGVLILAGKPGRCHYEVGSIRTNRRMTLLKTVITQLGFDEGRFSTLFVDSDEAEAYQRSITEFVAHVKEIGPNPLRISEPTERVTLDYQYQGVPPNAPVGYPRS, from the coding sequence ATGGAGGAGAACGACCGTGACCCGAGGACGGGTGTGTTCATCTGCAGCTGCGGGGGCAGCACTAGCCTGACGGTCAACATGCGGGACCTGTCCCGATACGCCAGGGAGCTGGAGGGCGTAGTCCACGTGGAAACCATGGATTATGCTTGCCACGTGGAACCTCGCAAGCACATATCCGCGGCGATCAAGGATAACAAGCTGGATCGAATCGTCGTGGCCGCCTGCTCCCCGCTTCTCTATCTGCGCGAGTTCCAAGAGGCGGCCATGCAGGCCGGCAAGACCGGATGCCTAGTGGAGATGGTCAACATCCGGGAGCAATGCGCCTGGATACATTCCTTGGACCCGAGGGAGGCCACCCGCAAGGCGCAGGAGCTGGTGGCCATGGGAACGGCCAAGATCGCCCTGGTCAGACCGGGCGAGGTCGGAAGCATCGCCTCGGTCAAGCACGGAGCATGCTCCGGTTGCGGGGTCTGCGAGGCGACCTGCAGGGTGTCGGCCATCAAGATGGTGCCCGATCTCTCGAGACCGGGAAAGAGGGTGGCGAGCATCCAGCCAAAGATGTGCGAAGGATGCGGGGCGTGCGTGGCCGCCTGCCCGAGCGCCGCCATGGACCAGGCGTGCTTCTCGAACTCCGAGATATCGGCGGAGATAGACGCCGCCACCCCCCCGCGCTCGCAGGAAATGGAGAACTTCCCCAACGTCGTGGTGTTCGCCTGTCATTGGTGTTCCTACGCGGCGGGCGATCTGGCAGGGATTAAGAGGCTGCAGATTCCCGCGCACTTCCGTTCCATCCGCACGATGTGCTCCGCCCGCGTGGACCCGGAATGGGTCATGCGCGCTCTCTCCAGAGGAGCGGACGGCGTGCTCATACTGGCGGGAAAGCCAGGCCGCTGCCATTACGAGGTCGGTAGCATTCGCACCAACCGACGCATGACCCTTCTGAAGACGGTCATCACGCAGCTGGGTTTCGACGAGGGCCGCTTCAGCACATTGTTCGTCGATTCGGACGAAGCGGAGGCGTACCAGCGGAGCATAACGGAGTTCGTGGCTCACGTGAAGGAGATCGGGCCGAACCCGCTGCGTATCTCCGAGCCGACCGAGAGAGTGACCCTGGACTATCAGTATCAGGGAGTGCCGCCGAACGCCCCGGTCGGATACCCTCGTTCCTGA
- a CDS encoding PrsW family glutamic-type intramembrane protease, translating into MLDSLVWFVLVLLAAVVPPLLYMIWVRNKEVCQREPYSAVLGVFLFGASVSVALAFILESVIMALLYSSGSPLARGFWNFRPYDPTLQVFLLAVIIAPVVEEISKGLGVFSVHGRLTEIENGLVYGAAAGLGFAASENILYLLNALSGGVEEFVLTAVIRALTSTILHASATGILGYGIARARVLGSYGQNKSWLPYLLAAMLLHGAFNLFAILGEIVPQYQGELALLGLVMAFVLATTAFALLRRRIVELDRAFPCRP; encoded by the coding sequence ATGCTGGACTCGCTCGTTTGGTTCGTCCTTGTGCTCCTGGCCGCTGTGGTGCCACCGCTCCTCTACATGATCTGGGTGAGGAACAAGGAGGTCTGTCAACGGGAGCCATATTCCGCGGTGCTGGGCGTCTTTCTGTTCGGCGCCAGCGTGTCCGTGGCCCTCGCTTTCATTCTGGAAAGCGTGATCATGGCCCTTCTCTATTCCTCTGGCAGCCCGTTGGCTCGGGGCTTTTGGAACTTCCGACCATACGACCCCACCTTGCAGGTCTTCCTCCTGGCGGTCATCATCGCCCCTGTGGTGGAGGAGATCTCCAAAGGTCTGGGTGTGTTCTCGGTGCATGGTCGGCTGACGGAGATCGAGAACGGTTTGGTCTACGGAGCGGCCGCGGGCCTGGGATTCGCCGCCTCTGAGAACATACTCTACCTGCTGAACGCGCTTTCCGGGGGCGTTGAGGAGTTCGTCTTGACGGCGGTGATCAGGGCACTGACGTCCACCATTCTCCACGCCAGTGCCACCGGGATACTTGGCTATGGCATTGCGCGGGCGAGGGTGCTTGGTTCGTACGGTCAGAACAAGAGCTGGCTCCCCTACCTGCTGGCGGCCATGCTGCTCCACGGGGCCTTCAACCTCTTCGCCATCCTGGGGGAAATAGTCCCGCAGTACCAAGGCGAGCTCGCCCTTCTAGGTCTGGTAATGGCCTTCGTTCTGGCGACCACCGCTTTCGCGCTCCTGCGCAGGCGGATAGTGGAACTAGACCGGGCTTTCCCCTGCCGGCCTTGA
- a CDS encoding flavodoxin family protein has protein sequence MKVVAVNGSPRKAGNTARLLKEITNQAQQKGANIKYFDLVDMHIEDCKACMQCKRTETCSQKDEMSIIKEEMKDADLLILGSPIYMGAETGIMKCFIDRLYGFMLPGKEAGDFESRLEKGKKAIVLFTCGLADGDKVYNYIKVRYFDLLIKHLRFDDVRTFIVGGANPSEDLRESAQAKDVLSDTEVFFSSG, from the coding sequence ATGAAGGTGGTGGCGGTGAACGGAAGCCCCAGGAAGGCGGGCAACACTGCTCGTCTGCTAAAGGAGATCACCAACCAGGCGCAGCAGAAGGGCGCGAACATCAAGTACTTCGACCTGGTGGACATGCACATCGAGGATTGCAAGGCCTGCATGCAGTGCAAGAGGACGGAGACCTGCTCCCAGAAGGACGAGATGAGCATCATCAAAGAAGAGATGAAGGACGCGGACCTCCTCATTCTGGGATCGCCGATCTATATGGGGGCGGAGACGGGGATCATGAAATGCTTCATCGACCGCCTCTACGGCTTCATGCTCCCTGGCAAGGAGGCGGGCGATTTCGAAAGCCGGCTGGAGAAGGGTAAGAAAGCGATCGTGCTCTTCACCTGCGGCTTGGCCGACGGCGACAAGGTCTACAATTACATCAAGGTCCGCTACTTCGATCTCCTGATCAAGCATCTGCGGTTCGATGACGTGCGCACGTTCATCGTCGGCGGTGCGAATCCGTCGGAGGACCTTAGGGAAAGCGCCCAGGCCAAGGACGTGCTCAGCGATACGGAAGTGTTCTTCTCCTCGGGATGA
- a CDS encoding VOC family protein, with amino-acid sequence MPLGDPMGEETPYVEGGRLERVWMTSVPVRDLGRAVEFYTRILGLELQLDSRDKNWVEVGPDDPQGKIGLYVPAREDNRQPGGDTGVIFSTDSIFELHRKLVDEGVRFELKPEKRPWGGLMAILLDPDGNKFTVVEDPDHYRRGPKPKQPERASTRETERSCRTAQR; translated from the coding sequence ATGCCTTTGGGGGACCCGATGGGCGAGGAGACGCCCTACGTCGAAGGGGGCAGGCTGGAAAGGGTTTGGATGACCTCGGTCCCGGTACGGGACCTCGGTCGGGCGGTGGAGTTCTACACCCGCATCCTGGGACTGGAACTGCAGCTCGATTCTCGGGACAAGAACTGGGTGGAGGTCGGTCCAGATGACCCGCAAGGCAAGATCGGCCTCTACGTCCCAGCGAGAGAGGACAACCGGCAGCCAGGAGGCGATACGGGGGTGATCTTCTCCACGGACAGCATCTTCGAGCTGCATCGGAAGTTGGTGGATGAAGGAGTGAGGTTCGAGCTCAAGCCGGAGAAGCGCCCCTGGGGCGGTCTCATGGCCATTCTCTTGGACCCGGACGGGAACAAGTTCACGGTGGTGGAGGACCCGGACCACTATCGGCGAGGTCCAAAGCCAAAGCAGCCTGAACGCGCATCGACGAGGGAAACAGAGCGGAGCTGCCGCACGGCCCAGCGATGA
- a CDS encoding PAS domain S-box protein has protein sequence MLIIDDEVGIRNVLTELLRERGFDSSAVATGTEGLKAVVAGFHNIVILDIGLPDIDGTKLLERINAISPDTEVILVTGHATLSTAIEGLRKHIYDYIPKPFKLGQLLESIDGALEHQRLKVENRRMLDQLKYLNNITSQVSRTMDVDLILKQLLFVTMNYFHADSGAIYLRNGEEWALKQHSGVTKKFLSDFSILGADHPIAKEAARSSVSFAAGESNGHSASSWASVPLVYNDRPVGIMVIIVKGGRRFDDEDKRLLSIVGAQAGSSIFNSVAFLRGEEKRAYLEGLIENAPDAVVTYALDGAVRSWNPAAASLYGYGEKEAIGRYLLIVPDDQLEEMRAIMVRVANGEQVSNLETMRTRRDGTLVDVEVGYSPVRDPGGKIIGIASMSRDISDRKRRESDLREKAVSSAQNDAKELIMRLVPLALGRDVSGEERDSQIPMLTSRLGDALFDRYFSTGEAVTSEKMGQAVAGFFNELGGQFEFQANGNGVMVIGHRCPWHNEELRNPGTCAFTKALSAAFAQRAWGNARVTISQSLANRDDCCRVVIHRSRSD, from the coding sequence GTGCTCATAATCGATGACGAGGTGGGCATCCGCAACGTTCTTACCGAGCTGCTGCGCGAGCGCGGTTTCGACTCCTCCGCGGTTGCCACGGGAACGGAAGGTCTGAAGGCGGTGGTGGCAGGCTTCCACAACATCGTCATCCTCGACATCGGCCTACCCGACATCGACGGCACCAAATTGCTGGAGCGGATCAACGCGATTTCCCCGGACACCGAGGTCATCCTGGTCACGGGACATGCCACCTTGTCCACTGCCATCGAGGGACTGAGGAAGCACATCTACGACTACATTCCCAAGCCTTTCAAGCTCGGCCAGCTGCTCGAATCCATCGATGGGGCGCTTGAGCATCAACGTCTGAAAGTGGAGAACCGCCGCATGCTTGACCAGCTGAAGTACCTGAACAATATCACGAGCCAGGTTTCCCGCACCATGGACGTGGACCTCATCCTCAAACAGCTACTGTTCGTCACCATGAACTACTTCCATGCCGACTCGGGAGCGATCTACCTCAGGAATGGAGAGGAATGGGCCTTGAAGCAGCATTCCGGGGTCACGAAAAAATTCCTCAGTGACTTCTCGATCCTGGGCGCTGACCATCCGATCGCCAAAGAGGCAGCTCGTTCCAGTGTTTCCTTCGCTGCGGGCGAGAGCAACGGCCATTCCGCTTCTTCTTGGGCCTCCGTGCCGCTCGTCTACAACGACAGACCAGTGGGCATCATGGTCATCATCGTCAAAGGAGGCCGTCGCTTCGACGATGAGGACAAACGGCTGCTCTCCATCGTGGGCGCCCAGGCCGGATCGTCCATCTTCAACTCCGTGGCCTTCCTTCGGGGCGAGGAGAAGAGAGCCTACCTAGAGGGCTTGATCGAGAACGCTCCGGATGCGGTGGTGACCTATGCTCTCGATGGAGCGGTAAGGAGCTGGAACCCGGCCGCCGCCTCGCTCTATGGCTATGGCGAGAAGGAGGCCATCGGACGCTACCTGCTCATCGTGCCCGACGACCAGCTGGAGGAGATGAGGGCCATCATGGTCCGGGTGGCCAATGGGGAGCAAGTATCGAACCTAGAGACGATGCGCACCCGCCGGGACGGTACCCTGGTCGACGTGGAGGTGGGGTACTCGCCCGTTCGCGATCCAGGCGGCAAGATCATAGGCATAGCCTCGATGTCCCGCGACATCTCAGACCGCAAAAGGAGAGAGAGCGATCTCCGAGAGAAGGCCGTGAGCTCGGCCCAGAACGACGCCAAGGAACTGATCATGAGGTTGGTGCCTCTGGCGTTGGGGAGAGACGTGAGCGGGGAAGAGCGTGATTCCCAGATCCCCATGCTGACGAGCAGGCTGGGGGACGCCCTGTTCGATCGATACTTCTCCACTGGAGAGGCGGTGACATCGGAGAAGATGGGGCAGGCGGTGGCGGGTTTCTTCAACGAGCTGGGCGGCCAATTCGAGTTCCAGGCCAATGGGAATGGTGTGATGGTGATCGGGCACCGATGCCCGTGGCACAACGAAGAGCTTCGGAACCCCGGCACGTGCGCCTTCACCAAGGCGCTCTCGGCCGCCTTCGCGCAACGCGCCTGGGGAAACGCTAGGGTAACGATCAGCCAAAGCCTAGCGAACCGGGACGACTGCTGCCGGGTCGTCATTCATCGTTCCCGATCCGACTAA
- a CDS encoding ATP cone domain-containing protein: MRGSTWVVKRSGEREQFDRTKTKAAVMRAGVPDHEAEELLERLLPQLYDGITTEEIYRRVHQMLEGRKAAKFSLKKAILRLGPEGLNFESFVARLFEAEGYQTRTRLLVQGRCVQHEVDVLMERGGESTMVECKFHNSLGLKCSIQSALYTYARFLDIRNGTGMDRSYLITNTRFTSDVDRYARCVGMSLLGWRHPEGEGIEQLTERHQLYPVTILEMRRQDLFSLMSNGFLLVKDIFDHEDRARRLLPKNIVDPLLMQADELLAR, from the coding sequence GTGCGTGGGAGCACGTGGGTCGTCAAGAGGTCAGGGGAAAGGGAGCAGTTCGACCGCACCAAGACCAAGGCCGCGGTCATGCGGGCGGGCGTTCCCGACCATGAGGCGGAGGAGCTATTGGAGCGTCTCTTGCCGCAGCTCTACGACGGAATCACCACGGAGGAGATCTATCGCCGGGTGCACCAGATGTTGGAGGGCCGCAAGGCGGCCAAGTTCTCGTTGAAGAAGGCGATCCTTCGTCTGGGACCGGAAGGCCTGAACTTCGAGAGCTTCGTGGCACGCCTGTTCGAGGCGGAGGGATATCAGACCCGCACCCGGCTCCTCGTGCAAGGCAGATGCGTGCAGCATGAAGTGGACGTGCTCATGGAGCGAGGGGGAGAGAGCACGATGGTGGAGTGCAAGTTCCACAATTCCCTGGGACTGAAGTGCTCGATACAATCCGCCCTGTACACTTATGCCCGCTTTCTGGACATACGGAACGGGACGGGAATGGACCGCTCCTACCTGATCACCAATACCAGGTTCACGAGCGACGTCGATCGCTACGCCCGGTGCGTGGGCATGAGCCTGCTGGGATGGCGCCATCCTGAGGGAGAAGGCATCGAGCAGCTGACCGAAAGACATCAGCTGTACCCCGTCACGATCCTGGAAATGCGCCGCCAGGACCTGTTCTCGCTGATGTCCAACGGATTCCTGCTGGTCAAGGACATCTTCGACCATGAGGACCGGGCTCGCAGGCTCCTTCCTAAGAACATCGTCGATCCGCTGCTAATGCAGGCAGATGAACTTCTGGCCAGATGA
- a CDS encoding universal stress protein, with product MANNGYKILLPTDGSYPAIAATVRAIEMARDRKGKLVILTVNERVLAAGMERIAEDSALMRTTGIDGVAYAKELAVKNNVPFETIVREGAVVGEIVKAASETKADIIVMGSSTIKGLPGLYLGSVSRGVIKEAPCDVVVVKLTEDEMHKAVELALQFAMAHKAPPITNGMAEFTKTRKFKVGLTLFAIYGIGYAIFTVVGSFSHSTFAGGFLGTNVGIFSGVALIVVAIIMAVTFNWYAGWSEKKTGGG from the coding sequence ATGGCCAATAACGGCTACAAGATCCTGCTGCCCACCGACGGCTCCTATCCGGCCATCGCTGCCACCGTTCGGGCGATCGAGATGGCCAGGGACCGCAAGGGCAAGCTCGTCATCCTAACGGTGAACGAGCGGGTATTGGCCGCGGGCATGGAGCGGATCGCAGAGGACTCGGCGCTAATGAGAACGACGGGCATCGACGGCGTCGCCTATGCCAAGGAATTGGCCGTCAAGAACAACGTCCCCTTCGAGACGATCGTCCGCGAAGGAGCGGTCGTGGGAGAGATCGTGAAGGCGGCATCCGAAACGAAGGCGGACATCATCGTCATGGGATCCTCCACCATTAAGGGACTTCCTGGCCTCTATTTGGGCAGCGTGTCCCGGGGCGTGATCAAAGAAGCCCCATGCGACGTTGTCGTGGTCAAGCTGACGGAAGATGAGATGCACAAAGCCGTGGAGCTGGCGCTGCAATTCGCCATGGCCCACAAGGCGCCACCGATCACCAACGGAATGGCCGAGTTCACCAAGACGCGCAAGTTCAAGGTCGGACTGACGCTCTTTGCCATCTACGGCATAGGATATGCGATCTTCACCGTGGTAGGATCGTTCTCGCACAGCACCTTCGCCGGCGGGTTTCTTGGAACGAACGTGGGCATCTTCTCCGGTGTCGCTCTGATCGTCGTCGCCATCATCATGGCCGTGACGTTCAACTGGTACGCGGGTTGGAGCGAGAAGAAGACCGGAGGCGGTTGA